Proteins encoded by one window of Cucurbita pepo subsp. pepo cultivar mu-cu-16 chromosome LG14, ASM280686v2, whole genome shotgun sequence:
- the LOC111810895 gene encoding glycine-rich protein A3-like has product MGGGKDKHDESDKGLFSHLAHGVAHGGGYPHPGGYPPPGGYPPPGGYPPPGGYPPSHGYPPQGYPPGHGYPPAGYPPGAYPPGAYPGPSAPHHSGHGVAGMLAGGAAAAAAAYGAHHVAHGAGHYPHGVAHYGHHGGKFKHGKHGKFKHGKFGKHKHGKHGMFGGGKFKKWK; this is encoded by the exons ATGGGGGGTGGAAAAGATAAACATGACGAATCTGACAAAGGTTTATTCTCGCATCTGGCTCATGGTGTTGCTCATGGAGGTGGATATCCTCATCCTGGAGGATATCCCCCACCTGGAGGGTATCCCCCACCCGGAGGTTATCCTCCCCCTGGAGGTTATCCTCCATCTCATGGCTATCCACCCCAAGGATATCCCCCAGGACATGGCTACCCCCCGGCTGGCTATCCTCCGGGTGCTTATCCTCCTGGTGCATATCCTGGACCCTCTGCTCCACACCATTCAG GGCACGGTGTAGCAGGAATGCTCGCTGGTGGTGCTGCCGCTGCAGCAGCTGCATACGGAGCTCATCATGTCGCCCATGGTGCTGGTCACTACCCCCACGGCGTTGCTCATTATGGTCATCATGGTGGAAAATTCAAGCACGGCAAGCACGGCAAGTTCAAGCATGGGAAGTTCGGGAAGCACAAACATGGGAAGCACGGCATGTTTGGTGGTGGCAAATTCAAGAAGTGGAAGTGA